A window from Candidatus Reconcilbacillus cellulovorans encodes these proteins:
- a CDS encoding UDP-glucose 4-epimerase GalE — MAVLVTGGAGYIGSHCVAALLARGERVVVVDNLSQGHRAAVLGGTLCVGDLRDASFLDDVFRGHDVESVVHFAAHSLVGESMRDPAKYYHNNVYGTLCLLEAMRRHGVGRIVFSSTAAVYGEPETVPIPESAATRPTNAYGATKLAIEEMMRWFDAAYGIRYISLRYFNAAGAHEGGAIGEDHNPETHLVPIVLAVALGKRPHVEIYGDDYPTADGTCVRDYIHVDDLAEAHLLALDRLRAGAGSGVYNLGTGRGYSVREIIETARRVTGHPIPAVVTARRPGDPAVLIASSEKARRELGWRPKRESVEDVVRSAWRWHRSHPDGYGD, encoded by the coding sequence ATGGCCGTCTTGGTTACCGGAGGAGCGGGATATATCGGTTCGCATTGCGTCGCCGCCCTGCTGGCACGGGGCGAGCGCGTCGTCGTCGTCGACAACCTGTCCCAGGGACATCGCGCCGCGGTGCTGGGCGGCACGCTGTGCGTCGGCGACTTACGCGACGCGTCGTTTTTGGACGACGTGTTCCGCGGGCACGACGTCGAATCCGTCGTCCATTTCGCTGCGCATTCGCTCGTCGGCGAAAGCATGCGCGATCCGGCTAAATATTACCACAACAACGTATATGGAACGCTGTGCCTGCTCGAAGCGATGCGCCGCCACGGCGTCGGGCGCATCGTGTTTTCGTCGACGGCGGCCGTTTACGGCGAGCCGGAAACGGTGCCGATTCCGGAATCGGCGGCGACGCGGCCGACGAACGCTTACGGCGCGACGAAGCTGGCGATCGAGGAAATGATGCGGTGGTTCGACGCCGCCTACGGCATCCGCTACATTTCGCTGCGATATTTCAACGCGGCCGGCGCGCACGAGGGCGGCGCCATCGGCGAGGACCACAATCCGGAAACGCATCTCGTGCCGATCGTACTCGCAGTGGCGCTCGGCAAGCGGCCGCACGTCGAGATTTACGGCGACGATTATCCGACCGCGGACGGCACCTGCGTGCGCGACTACATTCACGTCGACGATTTGGCCGAGGCGCATCTTCTCGCGCTCGACCGGCTGCGCGCCGGTGCGGGAAGCGGCGTCTATAACCTCGGCACCGGCCGCGGTTACAGCGTTCGGGAGATCATCGAGACCGCCCGGCGGGTAACCGGGCATCCAATTCCTGCTGTCGTGACGGCCCGCCGGCCCGGCGATCCTGCCGTCCTGATCGCCTCGTCGGAGAAGGCGCGCCGCGAACTCGGCTGGCGGCCGAAACGCGAAAGCGTCGAGGACGTCGTCCGCAGCGCGTGGCGGTGGCATCGATCGCATCCCGACGGCTACGGCGACTGA
- a CDS encoding galactokinase yields MDRDEAVRRFVELYGGGGDIRIFHAPGRVNLIGEHTDYNGGYVFPAALSIGTTMVVRPRNDRLLRLASANTPVRREVSLDDLAFRREDDWTNYPKGVIERFRLRGRPLRRGYDVFYAGDIPSGAGLSSSASIEVVTGYGLLAAEGETIDRLELALVCQEAENEYMGVRCGIMDQFASAMGRRGHAVLLRCLDLRYEHVPLADDSCRLVVANTRKRRGLVDSAYNERRAQCEQAVRELSKALPQLRFLGELDGETFQEYERLIGDETVRRRARHVVGENARVLRGVEALKAGDLRLFGRLMTESHESLRDLYEVSCFELDVMVEAALAVDGTLGSRMTGAGFGGCTVSLVRRDCVEAFVAFVGEVYERKTGLKPEFYVVDAGEGVRELG; encoded by the coding sequence ATGGACAGGGACGAGGCGGTCCGAAGATTCGTCGAATTGTACGGCGGCGGCGGGGACATCCGCATTTTTCACGCGCCGGGCCGGGTGAACCTGATCGGCGAACATACCGATTATAACGGCGGCTACGTGTTTCCGGCCGCGCTGTCGATCGGCACGACGATGGTCGTCCGGCCGAGGAACGACCGGTTGCTGCGCTTGGCGTCGGCCAACACGCCGGTGCGGCGGGAAGTGTCGCTGGACGATCTTGCGTTTCGGCGCGAGGACGACTGGACGAATTATCCGAAAGGCGTGATCGAACGGTTTCGGCTTCGCGGCCGACCTTTGCGGCGCGGTTACGACGTGTTTTACGCCGGCGACATTCCGAGCGGGGCGGGCCTTTCTTCGTCCGCGTCGATCGAAGTCGTCACGGGATACGGGCTGCTGGCGGCGGAGGGGGAGACGATCGACCGATTGGAGCTGGCGCTCGTCTGCCAGGAAGCGGAGAACGAATATATGGGCGTCCGCTGCGGCATCATGGACCAGTTCGCCTCGGCGATGGGCCGGCGCGGCCACGCCGTTTTGCTGCGCTGTCTCGATCTTCGCTACGAGCACGTGCCGCTGGCCGACGACAGTTGCCGGCTCGTCGTCGCCAACACGCGCAAGCGGCGCGGGCTCGTCGATTCTGCCTACAATGAACGCCGGGCGCAGTGCGAACAGGCGGTCCGCGAGCTGTCGAAAGCCTTGCCGCAGCTTCGTTTTCTCGGCGAGCTCGACGGCGAAACGTTTCAGGAATATGAGCGTCTGATCGGCGACGAGACGGTACGCCGGCGGGCACGCCACGTCGTCGGGGAAAACGCCCGCGTCCTGCGCGGCGTCGAGGCGCTGAAAGCCGGCGATCTTCGGTTGTTCGGACGGCTGATGACGGAATCGCACGAGTCGCTTCGCGACTTATACGAGGTCAGCTGTTTTGAATTGGACGTCATGGTCGAGGCGGCGCTCGCCGTCGACGGGACGCTCGGCTCGCGGATGACCGGCGCGGGGTTCGGCGGATGCACGGTGTCGCTCGTCCGCCGCGACTGCGTCGAGGCGTTCGTCGCTTTCGTCGGCGAAGTTTACGAGCGGAAGACCGGACTGAAACCGGAATTTTACGTCGTCGACGCCGGCGAAGGCGTCCGCGAACTCGGCTGA
- a CDS encoding galactose-1-phosphate uridylyltransferase: MDIAVWIERLVRYGLRTGLLGSELDAVAARNALLDLFGVAEPAGIPSEQLSEEDELGRETDATDVLEAMLDFAAGTRLLPENTPAYRDLLDARIMGLLMPRPSEVVDTFWRIARENGVEAATDWLYKLSIDARYIRMDRIRRNLRWFVDTEYGDLEITINLSKPEKDPRDIAAERAAPPSSYPKCLLCLENVGYAGRIDHPARQNLRVIPVRLDGCRWYVQYSPYVYYNEHCIVFDERHVPMAITEATFRKLFDFLDLFPHYFIGSNADLPIVGGSILGHDHFQGGRHVFPMERAQVETFYAHPDHPEVEAGIVRWPMSVLRLRSPSRGALEVLAARVLACWRGYDDPEADVFAHTEEAGLRTAHNTLTPIARRREGGVYELDLVLRNNRTTPEHPEGLFHPHRDLHHIKKENIGLIEVMGLAVLPGRLADELSGIRDVLVGRAKAPDPRDADHPLARHAPWVAELTQRYGTALSEADADKLLRREVGLKFLRVLHDAAVFKRTEAGKVRFRIFCEKAGFRRVDRPSAT, from the coding sequence ATGGACATCGCCGTGTGGATCGAGCGGCTGGTGCGGTACGGACTACGTACCGGCCTGCTCGGGTCCGAGCTCGACGCGGTTGCCGCGCGCAACGCCTTGCTCGACCTGTTCGGCGTTGCCGAACCCGCGGGCATTCCTTCGGAACAACTTTCCGAAGAAGACGAGCTAGGGCGGGAAACGGACGCAACGGACGTTTTGGAAGCCATGCTCGACTTCGCCGCCGGCACCCGGCTTTTGCCCGAAAACACGCCGGCTTACCGCGACCTTCTCGACGCCCGGATTATGGGGCTGCTCATGCCGCGGCCTTCGGAAGTCGTCGACACGTTTTGGCGGATCGCAAGGGAAAACGGTGTTGAGGCGGCGACCGATTGGCTGTACAAACTGTCGATCGATGCCCGTTATATTCGCATGGACCGCATTCGCCGCAACTTGCGCTGGTTCGTCGACACCGAGTACGGCGATCTGGAAATCACGATCAACCTGTCCAAACCGGAAAAAGATCCGCGCGACATCGCCGCCGAGCGTGCGGCGCCGCCGTCGTCGTATCCGAAGTGTCTTCTGTGCCTTGAAAATGTCGGCTATGCGGGGCGGATCGATCATCCGGCCCGCCAAAACCTGCGCGTCATTCCCGTTCGGCTCGACGGATGCCGCTGGTATGTTCAATATTCCCCTTATGTATATTATAATGAACATTGCATCGTCTTCGACGAACGCCACGTGCCGATGGCGATCACGGAGGCGACGTTTAGGAAGCTTTTTGATTTTCTGGATTTGTTTCCGCATTATTTTATCGGTTCCAACGCCGATTTGCCGATCGTGGGCGGGTCGATTTTAGGACACGACCATTTCCAGGGCGGGCGTCACGTGTTTCCGATGGAGCGGGCGCAGGTAGAAACGTTTTACGCCCACCCCGATCATCCCGAAGTGGAAGCCGGGATCGTGCGGTGGCCGATGTCGGTCTTGCGGCTTCGGTCGCCTTCGCGCGGGGCGCTGGAGGTTCTCGCTGCGCGCGTGCTGGCGTGCTGGCGCGGTTACGACGACCCGGAGGCGGACGTCTTTGCGCATACCGAGGAGGCGGGCTTGCGCACGGCCCACAACACGCTGACGCCGATCGCCCGCCGTCGCGAGGGCGGCGTTTATGAGCTCGACCTCGTGCTGCGCAACAACCGGACGACGCCGGAGCATCCGGAAGGACTGTTCCATCCCCATCGCGATCTGCATCACATCAAGAAGGAAAACATCGGGCTCATCGAAGTGATGGGGTTGGCGGTGCTGCCGGGCCGGCTGGCAGACGAGCTTTCCGGCATCCGCGACGTGTTGGTCGGACGGGCGAAAGCGCCTGATCCGCGCGACGCCGACCATCCGCTGGCCCGGCATGCGCCTTGGGTCGCCGAACTCACGCAGCGGTACGGAACGGCCCTTTCCGAAGCCGATGCGGACAAGCTGCTCAGGCGGGAAGTCGGTCTGAAATTTTTGCGCGTTCTGCACGATGCCGCGGTGTTCAAGCGGACGGAGGCGGGAAAGGTGCGGTTCCGCATCTTTTGCGAGAAAGCGGGGTTTCGCCGCGTCGATCGGCCGTCGGCGACATAA